DNA from Comamonas serinivorans:
GCTTCGGGCTCCTTTGCACTGGTGTCGGGCTGCTGCAGCGTGTACAGGATCGGGCAGTCGGATTGTTCATCGCCCGCGCAGCAGTGGATTAGCGCCTTGAGCACTTCGGCCGTTTTCAGCATGTTCGCGATATGCTGGCCCAACTCAGCCAAGTGCTGCTGGGTCAGGCTCTTGACATCGGCGCTCTGGCGCGATTTGTCGTCCCACAGTTGCAGCAAGTCTGTGATCTTGGCCACCGAGAAGCCTAGGTCGCGCGCACGCCGAATGAAGTGCAGCCGGTGGACGTCGTGCTGGGAGTAGGTACGGTAGCCCGAATCGGTACGGTCGGCTGGTGGGGTCAGGCCGATCTGCTCGTAGTAGCGGATCATCTTGGCCGAGATCTTCGAGGCCTTGGATGCTTCACCGATGTTCATGGTGTTTCTCCTTTCTCAATGAGTGAACTCCACCGCCAGCGCAGCTGGAAGCGACGCAGGAGCAACGCATTGCCGAGCACGAACGCTGGACACGTCGTAGGCTGGGTGTCGCACGCCTGCGGCTCCGGGATCAGGGTCGTCGGCTTCGACCAGCGCCAGGCCGCCACCCACGCAGGCGATCTCGTGGCCGGCCTTCAGCTGGTGCACGGCTTTAGGCACTTCGGCCACCACCTCATCAATGCCTGGTACACGCGTCGTCGCCGGTGACCATTGCCGCCTTCAAGCCAAGCTAGCGCAGCGCGGCGATGGCTGCGGGCGTGCTGGACGACGCGGGAGCCGCCCAAGGTGACAGCACGGGCTACTGACCTCCCATGAACATCAGCCAATACCTTAAGGCAGCTCAAATACGGTGCGCGGCCTGTTGAGCCGCGGGCCGCAAGGAACATTACTGCGCGCGCGGCGGAAAACCAGCTTCGCTCAGTGCTGCGGCGATCTGCTCTTGCGAGGCCGAGGTCTGGACCTCAACACAGCGGGTCGGCGGGTCCGTGACGATCTTGGCGTTCGGGTCGATTGTTTGTATTGTTTTCGTTACAGTTCGGGCGCAACCGCCGCAAGTCATGTCATCGAGATGGAATTGCATGGAACACTCCTTTTGGGTTGAGGTGCTTGAAGTCTGATGCTTGCCACGGCTGGAAGGTCAAGCGCTATTTGCATGGTGGCTGACCGTCACCAAACGTTGCTCCGAGTGGATGTGCTCATCGAGCGCGTTGGCCCTGACCTGCCCGGTTTCTCCGAGACATTGATTTCTAGGAAGATGGCTCCCGCCCAAAGAGGAGCCCATGAAGAAGAGTCGATTTTCACAAGAGCAAATGGTCACGATCCTGCGCGAAGCAGATCGAACGACGGTGGCCGAGGCCGCCAAGAAGCACAAGGTCAGCGAAGCCACCATCTATGCCTGGCGCAAACACTTCGGCCAGATGGAAGCGGCCGACGTCAAGCGTCTGAAGGCCCTGGAGCTTGAGAACAGCCGGCTGAAGAAGCTTCTTGCCGAGCGAGATCTGGACCTCGAGGTTCTCAAGGAGATCAACGCAAAAAAATGGTGAGCCCGTTGGCTCGGCGCGAGCAACTGGCCTTCGTGCGCGCACGTGGCTTGAGTCTGCGCCGCGCCTGCGGGCTCATCGGCATGTCACGCGCCACGCCCAGTTACGAGTTGCGCTTGCCCGCCAAGGAGGCGCCGGTGCTTGCGGCGATGAAGGAACTGTCGGCCATGTATCCGCGCTACGGCTATCGCCGCATTCGCGTATTCCTGCGTCGCAAGGGCTTCGAGCTGAGTTGGTCTCGCACGCACAGGCTGTGGCGCCAGGCGGGCCTGCTGGTGCCCCGGAAACGGCCGCGCAAGCGCATCGCCTCGCTGCGCCCGCGCATCCACACGCCGTTCAAGGCCAACATGGTCTGGGCCTACGACTTCGTCTTCGACACCACGGCCAGCGGTCAGCAGATCAAGTGCCTGACCGTGGTGGACGAATACACCCGGGAGTGCCTGGCCATCGACGTGGCTGGGGCCATCCGTTCCAAGCGCGTGATCGAGGTGCTGTCGCGGCTGGTCAGCCTGCACGGGGCGCCACTGTTCATGCGCTCGGACAATGGCCCCGAGTTCGTCAGCCAGGCGATCCTGGAGTGGATCTCAGCCTCGGGCATTGCCACCGTGCTCAACGATCCCGGCAAGCCCTGGCAGAACGGCACCGACGAAAGCTTCAACGGCAAGTTCCGCGACGAGTGTCTGTCCATCGAGTGGTTCCGTTCGCGCCGCGAAGCCGCTGCCCTGATCGAAGCCTGGCGCAATCACTACAACGAGGTTCGTCCCCACAGCAGCCTGCAATACTTGACCCCGGCAGAGTTCAAACTCGAACTCCGCAAAGAACCGCAACCCGCCGCCTTCTAGGAAAAACTGTCTCGACTAAACCGAGCAGGTCACGATGGCGGAAACCATCGGCGATGTAGTCGCCGGCGATGACGAGGTCTTTGCCGGTGTCGTCGCGTTCGCGCACGATCAGATGGGTATGCGGACTATCGGGCACGCCCACGCAGTCGGGATCGTTCTCGGTGGTGGTGGTGGTGCTCAGCGATGGGGCCACACCGGCGTAGACGGCCAGCGTGACGCTGGCGTTGAGCGTGACGGCCGCTGAAGTGAAACCGGTGCCCACGCTGGGCGCCTTCGCGGCGGCACTGGGGGGCGCAGGTTGCGCCGGAGTGAAGGGGAATGCCCAGTTGGCGAGGTGTCGAAGCTGAGGCTGCAGGTGAGCCTTGCTTACTTCAACTGGACGTGAGCTGATCCATGAGCATCTGGCGTCCAGGCTGCTCCACACTGAACGATAGCAGGGGCATCCAGCGAGTTGGCCACCGATCTTGGCTTCCCTCTACGCAAAGAAAAAGCCCACATCAGCGTTTGCTTGATGTGGGCTTTTATGTGGTACAAATCAAAAAACTATTTGCAAGTCATTGATTTAATTGCTCATTTGGCGGAAGCGGTGAGATTCGAACTCACGGAGGGCGCAAACCCTCGGCGGTTTTCAAGACCGCTGCCTTAAACCACTCGGCCACACTTCCCAGGCAAGCGGCGGATTGTAGCCCATGGCATGCGGACGCCGGCACCGTGGGAGGACGCGCGATCGGGGGGCTCGCTGACCGTGGTGGACGCTTCGTGGACGACGTCGGCTGCGCGGCTAGCATCGGTGGCTTTGAACCCCAACACCCGCGTCACCATGCAGACACCAGACCTTCATGCCGGCTCCCTCACCGAGGTGGCGGGGCTTTCGGTGGGCCATTTCACCGACACGCGACGGCCCACGGGCTGCTCGGTGGTGCTGTGCCCCGAGGGCGCCGTGGCCGGCGTGGATGTGCGGGGAGCGGCGCCGGGCACGCGCGAAACCGACCTGTTGACGCCGGGCAATCTGGTGGAGCGCGTGCACGCGATCGTGCTGACGGGCGGCAGCGCCTGGGGGCTGGATGCGGCAGGGGGCGTCATGCACTGGCTGGATGCGCATGGCCACGGCCTGTCCGTCGGAGCTGGGGCGCGCGTGCCCATCGTGCCCGCTGCGGTGTTGTTTGACCTGCATGTGGGCGATGCCCGCATTCGGCCCGATGCGCAAGCCGGTTTTGCGGCCTGCGAAAACGCAGGCTTGCGCGTCGCGCAAGGCTGCGTGGGCGCGGCAGCCGGCGCCAGCGTGGGCAAGCTGTGGGGCATGGCGCGCGCGATGAGGGGCGGCATCGGCACCGCTTCGGTCAGCGTGGCCGGCGTGACGGTGGGCGCCCTGATCGCCGTGAATGCCGTGGGCGATGTGCGTGACCCGGTCGACAACCGGTTGCTGGCCGGCGCGCGTTCGGCCGATGGGCGCCGTCTGCACGACACGGCCGCGTCGCTGCTGGCGGGCGAGGTGCCGCAGGCCGTGCTGCCGGGCACCAACACCACGATCGGGGTGGTGGCGACCGACATGGTGCTGGACAAGGCGCAGGCCAAACGGCTGGCGATGAGCGCCCACGACGGCTTGGCGCGCACCATCAACCCGGTCCACACCCAGACCGACGGTGACACGCTGTTTGCGCTCGCCACGGGGCGCAGCGCGGCGCGTGTGCACCCCACGGTGCTGGGGCTGATGGCCAGCGAGGCGGTGGCCCGGGCGGTGGCGAATGCCGTGCGCGCGGCACACGGCCTGCGCCTGGGGGAACTCCACCTGCCGGCGCACAGCGAGCTGTAGGCCGGGTGTCCCTGTGCCTGGCCGACGTGTGGGATGGGCCGGGTGAACACCCCCAGCACCCTCAGCGACTGCGCAAGCCGCCGCAGCGCAGGGCCATGTCTGGCCAACGGGTGCGCGCGACGGCCACGGCCTGGCCCATGCGTTTCGGTGCTCAATTTGAATCTGAATGAGTATGTGGCCATCCCCGTTGTCAAGACAGCGAGGATGACCTGATACTGCTGAATCCGTGCAGCGGCCGTGCGCGGGCGGGACGCCACGGCGCGCAGGCCTGTGTGCGGGTGACGCAGGTCACGGGCTTGGCGCGGCCACGCGCGGACGCGGCCGTGTCGCAGGCGCCGGGTTGCTCAGGCGTTCAGGGCCGCGGCGTGGTGCGCGATGTGCTCGGCCATGAAGCTGGCGATGAAGTAATAGCTGTGGTCATAGCCGGGCTGCAGGCGCAGGGTCAGCGGATGGCCGGCCTGCTGGCAGGCCGCCTGCAGCAGTTCGGGCTTGAGCTGGCCTTGCAGGAACTCGTCCGCATCGCCCTGATCGACGAGCAGCGGCAGGCGTTCAGTGGCGTTGGCGATCAGGGCCACCGCATCGTGCGCGAGCCAGGCGCTGCGGTCTTCCCCCAGGTAGGCGGCAAACGCCTTTTCGCCCCAGGGCACCTGGCTGGGCGCGACGATGGGCGAGAACGCCGACACGCTGTGGTAGACGCCGGGGTGGCGCAGGGCCAGCGTCAGCGCGCCGTGGCCGCCCATCGAATGGCCAAAGATGCCGCGCCTGGCCGTGGCCTGGTGGCCTTGCTCGGCCAGCAGAGCGCTCACCACCTGTGGCAGTTCGTGCACCACGTAGTCTTCCATCCGGAAGTGCGGCGCCCAGGGCGCCTGCGTGGCGTTCAGGTAAAAGCCTGCGCCCTGGCCCAGGTCGTAGGCCGCGTCGTTGGCCACGCCGTCGCCGCGGGGGCTGGTGTCGGGCGCCACCAGGATGAGTCCGTGTTGGGCCGCGAACTGCTGCGCGCCGGCCTTGGTGATGAAGTTCTGCTCGGTGCAGGTCAGGCCGGACAGCCAATACAGCACCGGGCAAGCCTGGCCCGCCAGGGCTGCAGGCGGCAGGTACAGGCCCAGGTTCATGGGGCAGTTCAGGGTGGTGGAGGCGTGCGTCCACACCTGTTGCCAGCCGCCAAAGCTGGCGCGGTGTTCCAAGCGTTTCACAAATGGGCCTTTGTCGATGGGTGATGAAGCATGGTGGTCATGGGTATGGTGCCTTTGCCGTTCAATGAGCAACGGAAATGAGACCATACCCGACTGAACTGGATAGAAAGAGTGCAGCCGGTGGCTGAGCCGTGGCCGCATCGTAGCCTGAACACGGGCCTGCCCCGGCCACGCCGCATTGCCCGCCGACCCCCTGCCGCATCCCGGTGGCCGACGACCACCGCGACGTCTCGGATGCTGCGGGCCTTTGAAGACCAGTGCGCGCTCGCGGTGACCGCTCCCCCGCCAGCTGCACTGGCGCAGGTGTCATGCCGCATCAACGCATCGTCAGGGGCAGATGGTGATGGCCAATGCCTGGCGACCGTCATCCAGCTGGGCGTGTGGCCATGGTCGCTGTGCGACATCACCTCGACCACGACCGGCAGCATGACGTGTTGAGCCACGTCCACCAGGCCCCCACGCCGTGGCGTGCGGGCGCCGAGTGGGCCCGGTGGCGTCGCCTGGGAAGCTGACAACTGGCGGTGCAGCCCCGAGCATTGGGGGCAGAACGCCGCAGGCTGCGGCCCATGACTTTTTCAGGAGACTTCCATGTCAGATCGCATCGTGATTGACCGCCTGCCCGGCGGCGTGGCCCATGTTCAGCTGGTCCGCACCGACAAGATGAACGCGCTCGACCCCGAGATGTTCAATGGCTTGAACGCCGCGGCCGAGTCGCTGGCCCAGGACAAGAGCCTGCGCGCGGTGGTCATCAGCGGCCAGGGCAAGGCGTTCTGTGCCGGCCTGGACATGGGGTCCTTCCACAAGATGAAAGAGGGCGGCGAGCCCACCTCGGCCAAGGACCTGAGCGTGCGCACGCATGGCCTGGCCAATGCGGCGCAGAACGTGTCCGTGGCCTGGCGCAGCCTGCCCGTGCCCGTCATCGCGGCCGTGCATGGTGTGGCCTTCGGCGGCGGCCTGCAGGTGGCCCTGGGCGCCGACATCCGCCTGGTGACGGCGGATGCCAAGCTGTCGGTGATGGAAATCAAGTGGGGCCTGGTGCCGGACATGGGCGGCATGCCGCGCCTGCGCTCGCTGTGCCGGGACGACGTGGCCCGCGAGCTGACCTACACCGGCCGCATCGTCTCGGGCACCGAGGCGGTGGCGCTGGGGCTGGCCACGCGCGTCGAGGCCGACCCCGTCGCCGCGGCGCTGGACATGGCGCACGCCATCGCGGGCAAGAACCCCGATGCCATCCGCGCCGGCAAGCGCCTGCTGAACGCCAGCGAAGATGTGGGCGTGAGCACCGGCGAGCTGCTGCTGGCCGAGTCGGTCGAACAGCAGGCCCTGATCGGGACGGCCAACCAGGCCGAGGCGGTCAAGGCCAACATGGACAAACGCGCGCCCGTGTTCGCCGACCCCGCGTGAACCAGGTTCATCGACCGGCCTGTCGCTGGGCTGGCGGTTGATGACTGGATAGTATGGTCTTCTGGCCGATTCTGAACCATCGGGTGTGGCGCCATACTGTTCAATTCAGGTGCATGCGGCAATGAGCTGCACCACTGCGGTGCATTCAGGCCAGGGCGCCCGCCACGCTGAGCCGGAGGGCGTCGTTCAGCCGCACCGCGCACCGCTCAGCCGGGTGCGCACCGGGTCGTGGATCCAGGCGCGGGTCTGTCTGGCCAGAAACTCACACGCTGTGCCGCTTGGGGCGCTGCCCCAGATGCTTGCCGGCCAGCTCGCCAGCCGACATCTCGTCGCCCGGAGTGGGCCGACTGCCAACCGGGGCGACGCGCGTTTTCAGGTGGCCTACCAAGGGCGGCTGGGTGATGGGCGGCGACGGCACACGCCACGGCGACGGCCCCGCCTTGGTGCATGTCGGCCCCGTGGCATCAGGGCGAACCCGCTGTTTCTGGCCTGAATCTTGCGTTACCTTCTCGGCGCGCTGGTGTACGCACTGGCGTCTCTTTGTTTTGCGGAGAAATCTATGCAGCTGAAGTTGTCGATGTTGGCAGGAGCCGCCTTGCTGGTGGCTGGGGGCGTGGCGCAGGCCCAGGAGCAGGTCGTCAAGATTGGCCACGTGGCCCCTTTGTCGGGCCCGCAGGCGCACTTGGGCAAGGACAACCAGAACGGCGCGCAAATGGCCATTGACGAGCTCAACGCGCAGAACATCACCATCGGGGGCAAGAAGATCAAGTGGCAGCTGGTGCCTGAAGACGATGCCGCCGATCCCAAGCAGGGCACGGCCGTGGCGCAGAAGCTGTGCGACGCCAAGGTCGCCGGCGTGGTCGGTCACCTGAACTCGGGCACCACGATTCCGGCGTCCAAGATCTACGACCAGTGCGGCATTCCCATGGTGACGGGCGCGGCCACCAACCCCGAGCTCACCAAGCTGGGGCGCAAGCACGTGTTCCGCATCATCGCCAACGACGAGGCCCTGGGCGCCGGCTTGGCCAAGTACGCGGCTGAAACCCTCAAGCTGAAGAAGGTTGCCGTGGTCGATGACCGCACGGCCTATGGGCAAGGCGTGGCCGCCGTGTTCAAGCGCGAGGCGCAGAAGCTGGGCCTGCAGGTCGTGAGCGACCAGTTCACCACCGACAAGGCCACCGATTTCATGGCCATCCTCACGGCCATCAAGTCCAAGGCACCCGACGGCATCATGTACGGCGGCATGGACGCCCAGGCTGGCCCCATGCTGCGCCAGCTGGATCAGCTGGGCATGAGCAACGTCAAGTTCTTCAGCGGCGACGGCTCGTGCACCAACGAACTGCCCAAGCTGTCCGCCAACGCGAAGTCGCTGGCCTCGGTGGTCTGTGCCGAAGGCGGTGCCTCGCTGGCCAAGATGCCCAAGGGCGAAGACTGGCTCAAGCGCTACAACGCCAAGTACCCTGGCCAGTACAAGCTCTACGGCCCGTACGTGTACGACGCCACCATGCTGCTGGCCGATGCCATGAAGCGCGCCAACTCGGTCGATCCCAAGGTCTACATGCCTGTGCTCGAGAAGTCCGACTTTGCGGGCTCGACCGCCAAGATCGTGTTCGACGAGCGCCACGACCTGAAGGATGCGCCCATCACCCTCTACAACTACCCGGGCAACACCAAGACGCCCATGAACTGAGGCGGTCAGGCGGACCATGCCGGACGGCAAGGCCACCTCAGACGTGGCCTTTTTCAATGGTCCTGGATTCAGGGAGCGGCGCGCAGCCTCGGTCTGCCGCGCCCATCAAGACGACAAGCGGTTTCCCGCCTTGGCGTGTGTCGGGCTTGGGGCGTCGATGATCACCATCGATCCGGCGAGCACCGTTGCTGGCTGGGTTGGCCGCCCTCGCTCACCGAGCGACGGGGCCCCAGCCGGTGAACGCGGTCCGACAGACGCCTTGAGTGGCTGGCAGTGAATTGAGGTGAACATGGATATCTTGCTTCAGCAGATCATCAACGGGTTGGTGCTGGGCAGCATGTATGCGCTGATCGCGCTGGGCTACACCATGGTGTACGGCATCATCCAGCTGATCAATTTTGCGCATGGCGAAGTGCTGATGGTGGGGGCGCTGACGAGCTGGTCCGTGGTCGGGCTGATGCAGGAGAGCATGCCAGGCGCGCCCGGCTGGGCCATCCTCATCCTGGCGACGCTGATCGCGTGCCTGGTGGCCGCGGTGCTCAATTTCGTGATCGAGAAGGTGGCCTACCGGCCGCTGCGCAACAGCCCGCGGCTGGCGCCGCTCATCACGGCCATCGGGGTGTCCATCCTGCTGCAGGCCATCGCCATGATGATCTGGCGTCCCAGCTACAAGTCCTTTCCGTCGCTGCTGCCCACCGAGCCCTACCAAATTGGCGGCGCCTTCATCACACCCACGCAGATCATGGTGCTGGGGGTGACGGCGGTGTCCCTGGCCATCCTCATGTGGCTGGTCAACTTCACGCGCATGGGCCGCGCCATGCGCGCCACGGCCGAGAACCCGCGCGTGGCCGGCCTCATGGGTGTGCGGCCGGACATGGTGATTTCCGCCACCTTCATCATCGGTGCCGTGCTGGCGGTGATTGCCGGCGTCATGCTGGCCATGAACTACGGCACCGTCTACCACACCATGGGTTTCCTGCCGGGCCTCAAAGCCTTCACGGCCGCCGTGTTCGGCGGCATTGGCAACCTCGGCGGCGCGGTGATCGGCGGCCTGTTGCTGGGCCTGATCGAGTCCATCGGCTCGGGCTACATCGGTGACCTGACCGGCGGCGTGCTGGGCAGCAACTACACCGACATCTTCGCCTTCGTCGTGCTCATCATCATCCTCACGCTGCGCCCCTCGGGCCTGCTGGGTGAGCGTGTGGCCGATCGTGCGTGAGGAGGCCCGCATGACCACCGTGAAAACCGATCCCAAGAAAACCGCCTGGGTGATCGCCGGCGCCATCGCCCTCATCGTGCTGCCCTTCGTGCTGCAGATGTTCGGCAACTCGTGGGTGCGCATCATCGACCTGGCGCTGCTTTACGTGATGCTGGCATTGGGCCTGAACATCGTGGTCGGCTACGCCGGCCTGCTTGACCTGGGCTACGTGGCGTTCTTTGCCGTGGGCGCCTACCTGTTCGGGTTGCTGGCCTCGCCCCACTTGACGCAGAACTTTCCGGCCATCGCCGCCATGTTCCCGAACGGCCTGCACCTGTCGTTCTGGCTGGTGATTCCGCTGGCGCTGCTCGTCGCGGCCATCGTGGGCATGCTGCTGGGCGCGCCCACGCTCAAGCTGCGGGGCGACTACCTGGCCATCGTGACGCTGGGTTTTGGCGAGATCATCCGCATCTTCATGAACAACCTGGACCAGCCTTACAACATCACCAACGGTCCCAAAGGCATCAGCGACATCGACTCCGTGCACGTCTTCGGCGTCGACCTGGCGCGTTCGCTGACCATCGGCGGCTTCGAGATCGCCTCGGTCACGCTCTACTACTTCCTGTTCCTGGCGCTGGTGCTCATCACCATCGGCATCTGCGCGCGCCTGCAGGACTCGCGCATCGGCCGTGCCTGGATGGCCATCCGCGAAGACGAAATCGCCGCCAAGGCCATGGGCCTGAACACGCGCAACCTCAAGCTGCTGGCCTTTGGCATGGGGGCGTCGTTCGGCGGGGTGTCAGGCGCGCTGTTCGCGTCGTTCCAGCAGTTTGTGTCACCGGAGTCGTTCAGCCTCATGGAGTCCATCATGATCGTCGCCATGGTGGTGCTGGGCGGTCTGGGTCACCTGCCGGGCGTGGTCACCGGGGCTTTGCTGCTGGCGGCTTTGCCCGAGGTGCTGCGCCATGTCGCGGGTCCTTTGCAGGCCATGACCGATGGCCGCATCGACGCCGCCATCCTGCGCCAGTTGCTGATCGGCCTGGCCATGATCGTCATCATGCTGATGCGCCCGCGCGGCCTGTGGCCCTCGCCCGAGCACGGCCAATCGGCCCAGCCCGATGCGGCCGGCACCATGCCGGTGTCGGCCCAGGACAACCCGCCCGGCGTGGACTTTCCGGCCGATGCGGCGCCGGGCAGCACCGGCGTGCGCCAGTCCGCCATCAACCCCTGAAGGAGTCCGTCATGAGCACAGCAGACACCATCCTTCAGGTGCAGGGCGCGTCCAAGCGCTTTGGCGGCCTGCAGGCCCTCTCCGACGTGAGCCTGCAGATCCAGCGTGGCCAAATTTATGGCCTCATTGGCCCCAACGGCGCCGGCAAGACCACGTTCTTCAACGTCATCACCGGCCTGTACACGCCCGACAGCGGCCGTTTCGAGCTGGGCGGCAAGGCCTACGAGCCTGCCGCCGTGCACCAGGTGGCGCAGGCCGGCATCGCGCGCACGTTCCAGAACATCCGCCTGTTCGCAGACATGACGGCGCTCGAGAACGTGATGGTCGGGCGCCACGTGCGCACCCACTCGGGCCTGTTCGGCGCCATCTTCCGCACCCCGGGGTTCAAGGCCGAAGAGCGCGCGATTGCTGAGCGCGCGCAGGCCTTGCTGGACTACGTCGGCATCGGCAAGTTCGCGCCTTACAAGGCGCGCACGCTCTCGTACGGCGACCAGCGGCGGCTGGAGATCGCCCGGGCGCTGGCCACCGAGCCGCACCTGCTGGCGCTGGACGAGCCGGCCGCCGGCATGAACGCGACCGAGAAGGTCATGCTGCGCGGCCTCATCGACCGCATCCGCGCCGATGGCAAGAGCGTGCTGCTCATCGAGCACGACGTGAAGCTCGTGATGGGCCTGTGCGACCGCGTGACCGTGCTGGACTACGGCAAGGTCATTGCGGCCGGCACGCCGGCGCAGGTGCAGCGCGACGAGAAAGTCATTGAAGCCTACTTGGGCACCGGAGGACATTGAGATGGCGCCCACCCTGTTGCAAGCGAAACAGCTGCGCGTGGCCTACGGCGGCATCGAAGCCGTCAAGGGCATCGACTTCGAGGTGCACGAGGGCGAGCTGGTCTCGCTCATCGGCTCCAACGGCGCTGGCAAAACCACCACCATGAAAGCCATCACGGGCGGTCTGCCGCTCAAGGGCGGCGAGGTGCTGTACCTGGGCAAGCCCATCAGCGGCCAGGGCCCGTGGGACCTGGTGCGCCAGGGCCTGGCCATGGTGCCCGAGGGACGCGGCGTGTTCACGCG
Protein-coding regions in this window:
- a CDS encoding ABC transporter permease subunit, yielding MTTVKTDPKKTAWVIAGAIALIVLPFVLQMFGNSWVRIIDLALLYVMLALGLNIVVGYAGLLDLGYVAFFAVGAYLFGLLASPHLTQNFPAIAAMFPNGLHLSFWLVIPLALLVAAIVGMLLGAPTLKLRGDYLAIVTLGFGEIIRIFMNNLDQPYNITNGPKGISDIDSVHVFGVDLARSLTIGGFEIASVTLYYFLFLALVLITIGICARLQDSRIGRAWMAIREDEIAAKAMGLNTRNLKLLAFGMGASFGGVSGALFASFQQFVSPESFSLMESIMIVAMVVLGGLGHLPGVVTGALLLAALPEVLRHVAGPLQAMTDGRIDAAILRQLLIGLAMIVIMLMRPRGLWPSPEHGQSAQPDAAGTMPVSAQDNPPGVDFPADAAPGSTGVRQSAINP
- a CDS encoding ABC transporter ATP-binding protein, with the translated sequence MSTADTILQVQGASKRFGGLQALSDVSLQIQRGQIYGLIGPNGAGKTTFFNVITGLYTPDSGRFELGGKAYEPAAVHQVAQAGIARTFQNIRLFADMTALENVMVGRHVRTHSGLFGAIFRTPGFKAEERAIAERAQALLDYVGIGKFAPYKARTLSYGDQRRLEIARALATEPHLLALDEPAAGMNATEKVMLRGLIDRIRADGKSVLLIEHDVKLVMGLCDRVTVLDYGKVIAAGTPAQVQRDEKVIEAYLGTGGH
- the fghA gene encoding S-formylglutathione hydrolase — protein: MKRLEHRASFGGWQQVWTHASTTLNCPMNLGLYLPPAALAGQACPVLYWLSGLTCTEQNFITKAGAQQFAAQHGLILVAPDTSPRGDGVANDAAYDLGQGAGFYLNATQAPWAPHFRMEDYVVHELPQVVSALLAEQGHQATARRGIFGHSMGGHGALTLALRHPGVYHSVSAFSPIVAPSQVPWGEKAFAAYLGEDRSAWLAHDAVALIANATERLPLLVDQGDADEFLQGQLKPELLQAACQQAGHPLTLRLQPGYDHSYYFIASFMAEHIAHHAAALNA
- a CDS encoding IS3 family transposase (programmed frameshift), translated to MKKSRFSQEQMVTILREADRTTVAEAAKKHKVSEATIYAWRKHFGQMEAADVKRLKALELENSRLKKLLAERDLDLEVLKEINAKKLVSPLARREQLAFVRARGLSLRRACGLIGMSRATPSYELRLPAKEAPVLAAMKELSAMYPRYGYRRIRVFLRRKGFELSWSRTHRLWRQAGLLVPRKRPRKRIASLRPRIHTPFKANMVWAYDFVFDTTASGQQIKCLTVVDEYTRECLAIDVAGAIRSKRVIEVLSRLVSLHGAPLFMRSDNGPEFVSQAILEWISASGIATVLNDPGKPWQNGTDESFNGKFRDECLSIEWFRSRREAAALIEAWRNHYNEVRPHSSLQYLTPAEFKLELRKEPQPAAF
- the cueR gene encoding Cu(I)-responsive transcriptional regulator, giving the protein MNIGEASKASKISAKMIRYYEQIGLTPPADRTDSGYRTYSQHDVHRLHFIRRARDLGFSVAKITDLLQLWDDKSRQSADVKSLTQQHLAELGQHIANMLKTAEVLKALIHCCAGDEQSDCPILYTLQQPDTSAKEPEARTGAVSRRTHANGAAQSHVPRRPSEPS
- a CDS encoding branched-chain amino acid ABC transporter permease, giving the protein MDILLQQIINGLVLGSMYALIALGYTMVYGIIQLINFAHGEVLMVGALTSWSVVGLMQESMPGAPGWAILILATLIACLVAAVLNFVIEKVAYRPLRNSPRLAPLITAIGVSILLQAIAMMIWRPSYKSFPSLLPTEPYQIGGAFITPTQIMVLGVTAVSLAILMWLVNFTRMGRAMRATAENPRVAGLMGVRPDMVISATFIIGAVLAVIAGVMLAMNYGTVYHTMGFLPGLKAFTAAVFGGIGNLGGAVIGGLLLGLIESIGSGYIGDLTGGVLGSNYTDIFAFVVLIIILTLRPSGLLGERVADRA
- a CDS encoding crotonase/enoyl-CoA hydratase family protein — encoded protein: MSDRIVIDRLPGGVAHVQLVRTDKMNALDPEMFNGLNAAAESLAQDKSLRAVVISGQGKAFCAGLDMGSFHKMKEGGEPTSAKDLSVRTHGLANAAQNVSVAWRSLPVPVIAAVHGVAFGGGLQVALGADIRLVTADAKLSVMEIKWGLVPDMGGMPRLRSLCRDDVARELTYTGRIVSGTEAVALGLATRVEADPVAAALDMAHAIAGKNPDAIRAGKRLLNASEDVGVSTGELLLAESVEQQALIGTANQAEAVKANMDKRAPVFADPA
- a CDS encoding branched-chain amino acid ABC transporter substrate-binding protein — encoded protein: MQLKLSMLAGAALLVAGGVAQAQEQVVKIGHVAPLSGPQAHLGKDNQNGAQMAIDELNAQNITIGGKKIKWQLVPEDDAADPKQGTAVAQKLCDAKVAGVVGHLNSGTTIPASKIYDQCGIPMVTGAATNPELTKLGRKHVFRIIANDEALGAGLAKYAAETLKLKKVAVVDDRTAYGQGVAAVFKREAQKLGLQVVSDQFTTDKATDFMAILTAIKSKAPDGIMYGGMDAQAGPMLRQLDQLGMSNVKFFSGDGSCTNELPKLSANAKSLASVVCAEGGASLAKMPKGEDWLKRYNAKYPGQYKLYGPYVYDATMLLADAMKRANSVDPKVYMPVLEKSDFAGSTAKIVFDERHDLKDAPITLYNYPGNTKTPMN
- a CDS encoding heavy-metal-associated domain-containing protein — protein: MQFHLDDMTCGGCARTVTKTIQTIDPNAKIVTDPPTRCVEVQTSASQEQIAAALSEAGFPPRAQ
- a CDS encoding P1 family peptidase, with protein sequence MQTPDLHAGSLTEVAGLSVGHFTDTRRPTGCSVVLCPEGAVAGVDVRGAAPGTRETDLLTPGNLVERVHAIVLTGGSAWGLDAAGGVMHWLDAHGHGLSVGAGARVPIVPAAVLFDLHVGDARIRPDAQAGFAACENAGLRVAQGCVGAAAGASVGKLWGMARAMRGGIGTASVSVAGVTVGALIAVNAVGDVRDPVDNRLLAGARSADGRRLHDTAASLLAGEVPQAVLPGTNTTIGVVATDMVLDKAQAKRLAMSAHDGLARTINPVHTQTDGDTLFALATGRSAARVHPTVLGLMASEAVARAVANAVRAAHGLRLGELHLPAHSEL